In Gossypium arboreum isolate Shixiya-1 chromosome 3, ASM2569848v2, whole genome shotgun sequence, the sequence ttaatttgtatatgaatttttTTCTCTTATTTGTTCCGAGTGTTATTCTCTTATTTGTATATAATTTTTTCCAATACGCTCGCATGAATATCTGATCTTATGAATTTATGATTGATCTAGAGATTTATGATTTTGGCTCATTTTTTCCCTTCTCAATTATGTCAGGCAATCACATCAACTGGGATTAAGAAAGGTGAACTGCTTTTGGCTGATGTAAGTACTGAGCTGAAGAACAATAACATCACAACCAATGTCAAAGTTGACACTAAGTCTAATGTAAGTTGTAGAACAATTAGATAAGTCTTCGAATTTTAAAGGTCGTGTTCATATAATCATTGCATGCTATCTCATTACGATGAATACAAAGGTAAGCAATGTTTTGGTCTTGTACTGTTTTTACTCATTGTCAGGGTGAATTCAGTCTTGGCTTAAGTATTATCtcattctgttttttttttttttcaatagctTTTTGCCACTGTTACCGTTGATGAACCTGCACCTGGATTGAAGACAATCTTTAGTTTTATTGTCCCTGATCAAAGGTCTGGCAAGGTAATAGACTTCCTTACTCATGCCATtaacttccttttttttttttcaataatgcCAACATTTTCTACATCCTGGTTTAGGTAGCTAGCTGTAGCTATGTTTGTCATTTACTTCTGTAAACTTATAGGTTTCATCATGTGGTCATGACATGGTCTTTGTCATTATTGTGACAGGTGGAACTGCAATACCAGCATGAATATGCCGGCATAAGCACTAGCATTGGTTTGAATGCTAATCCCCTTGTTAACTTCTCTGGGGTGGTTGGAAACAATTGTGTCTCAGTGGGGACTGATCTCTCATTTGACACCGCCAGTGGAAACTTTACCAAATTGAATGCTGGGCTGAATTTCACCCATTCTGACCTCATTGCTTCCCTAACATTGTATGTAGTTCCTCGGCGGAGTTGGCTTTAACTTTTAGTTTACTTATTCACATATCCATATTTTCATATGGAACTTCCAGTAAACTGGTTTTTTCTTTCTGTAGCTTGTGCATGTATTCTGTTATTTTGCTTGTGGTTTTGATGAGGTTAATTTGTCGATAACCACAGAAATGATAAAGGTGACACTCTTAATGCTTCCTACTACCACATTGTTAGCCCATTGACGAACACAGCGGTTGGTGCGGAGCTGACCCATAGCTTTTCAAGTAATGAGAACACTCTCACAATCGGTACACAGCATGCTCTTGACCCGTTGACCACAGTGAGGACTCGACTGAACAACTACGGCAGAGCAAGTGCTCTTATCCAGCATGAGTGGCGCCCAAAATCCCTCTTCACTATCTCTGGAGAGGTGGACACCAGAGCAATTGAAAAGAGTGCTAAAGTCGGGCTGGCGTTGGCACTCAAGCCGTAGGGAAAGGTAATATCATTGTTTGAATGAAGGGAGGCCTTTACTTTTGATTGGTGAAACCGGAAGTCTGGAAGACTCGGGAGAGTAATAATGTTCTTTGACGGATTTTTCATGATCTTGGATTGAAAAAATAATTGTGATTGGCGAACTGAAATTGGCAATTTGTTATGTTAAATTTGCTAGGGCGtacagtgtttttttttttttttttggtttaaaaaaACAAGGCAGTAGCCTATTCATCTGTGAAATGCAAATGTTGCTTACATGCTATTACTTAAGTTGTTTCAGTCATTAAACTTGGCAGGCAGAGGATGAGGAAATTATAATATCTTAAGAAAGAGGATCCAATAGGAAAAGGAAGGGGCCTTTCCAGTCGTGGCTTAATCAAGGAGTAGCAATGCAAGAGCCTGATCAATTTGTTAGTGTAATAGTATAATGTAAATTAGTAGCATACGGAATGGAATTATGTGCTTTTGCTTCAGCCCTCGAGGACCTGGAATTTGGGAGAACTACCTAATATTATTAGTGGAGTCCATTCCTCGTCCCAATTAAACAAAATATAGTGCTGTTGCTAACGGATGCCAATTGATTTAGTTTAAGAATAGTGCAAATGTGGTAAAACCACCATGGAGTTAGAAGCTaaattgcctttttatttttatccttTCTACtcataaaatagataaattagtttATGTACGTTAGATTAAAtagcaaattaattttttttgttaaaaagttTATCAAATTGTACTGTTAAAAGTTAGCGTGATTGATGGTATAATCGGCCAATGATGTGACATGCAATGTGTATTTTATGTTgatgtataaaaattaatttttatagtaGCAATGGAAGGAacttttaataaaagaaataatttactctttgatctaatatatatGGATAAATTGACCTTTTTTAAGTATAAGGAGTATATATAATCCAACTTCTAGTACAAAGGCTTTCATGGTACTTTTATTCTTGAAATGTATTTTAGCAAAGATACAATGTTACAAGCTTAAAAGAGAGGGGCGAGAAAGGGATAATAGATGGAATTGAGAAGAAGATTGAACATGACGATGGGATACTTTAATTTATCTAGCTCCTCCTTCAATATGTAGTCTTGGCATTATAATTGGATTGAATTACATTCAAGGTTATTATactattaataagtttatattttaattaattacttcAAAATAAAATAGTAATTGAATTATTCGAAAATTATCATTTAAATTACTGGGTTATTAAAACCACTATTTTATAGCCTTATCTATTTGCACTACTTGCACCAATTGAAAACTTTCATTCctcctcttttacaatttagttttttcTATGAAACAACATTATTCGTCACAAATCTATAAATTAAAATCCAAACAACTTTCTTCTCCAATCTCTAAAACTGACATTTAGATCAACTTGACCTAAATGTATGTTCTTTTACTGGTTGATGGGTACTAATTTATTGTACTGATTATCAAATCATTGCTTAGAGCTTGCTAGCCAaatgtttttataaaaaaaaatcttaacaacctagtgacttaaataaaaatatttgaataattcaatgacttaaatgaaaatttttaaataattcaacgactattttgtaactttttaatgttaagtgaccaaaacataaatttactagTAGTTTAGTGGCTTAAGTATTGTTTATCCATCTATAGGTGGAAAGTTACAATTATTCAGTTTTAATTTTAGGGAGAATTACTTCTTTAACATTTcaactttgtaaaaaaaaaattgtgtttatcatttaaccttttattttttttcaacttttttaaCCCTTAAAATAATTGTGTTTATCATTTTAACTcaaaatggatggaaaaattTAACCTACTGCTAAATATAGATGGAAAATTTCAACCTACTGCTAAATATCTAATGTGGCACCAAGCATAAATCATAATAGAATGACATGACATTGCAGGCATGAAAAAAATTGAGGTTTAGGGAAAGAAGACCCAAAATATGAAAacctaataaaattaaaaaaaaaattcagctaAATCTATATAGCAGTCGGGGGTTAACAAAAAAAAGAATCTCTTCACCTTGAATTGAATCAAGTAGATAATTTGAGAATTGATGACATCAAGCCACTTCAATCTTCAATCACTAGCTTTTTGAATTCATCGCTGAAAGCTTTGATGACACAAGTAATCTTTGGTGATTTCTCAACAATAGTTAAtgaataccaagtaagttcagataacttaaagtaaactcgtAACCTGTCTAATTATATGATTTGCGAATGAATGATGATTTCATTTATTAATGGCATAAAATCTTATGAAATGCATTATTGATATTCATATGTTGAAAAATTGTCTcgattgaggttaaaaagggaattcgatggataaaccatgaatgacatgtgaattgagatcctgcatgtgttgcagtaaggatttaactcggacgggtaatccgttaatctcaattatgaaaaggacctagccggacgggtgttcctttggatgattgagcctcccaaagaatatatgtgcattatggatttagcccggacgggtaatccgattagggtctgaatttagcctggattggtaattcagatccaagctcaatagaggtgtttgtcgctataagggatttagcctggactggtaatctcgacatcacctcATGAATacataaaatgggggatttagccgggactggtaatcccaccgtaagatgtgaggttcgcaggagtgtatACCTGAAGTGATCATCCTTACAaattgacggttaatggatattccattgagatttcctagaaactcaacgggattaacatgggatatatgtacaaaataagatgttaaatgatgagctcatctaaaataaattatatggTGCCTTGTTATATGACCAACTCTTTGAATGaatgtatgtgatagggaagccatttcatgcatattgattttattacccaatttggttgtatgctaattacttggtaagtttacttttcgattattcgagcttactaagcatgtaaatgcttacccctttcttttccctgcttttcagagctcaaggactcgtaaGGATTGAAAGACGGTGGGGAGAGCCaacacactatcaaatagaccagcttggtataaagacatttctaatttgttcaatggcatgtataggacttttgagtattttttatacgtgtcatttgattttccaaatgaaggcatgcaAAGATGTACGTATCTTTTTGTATATGACCataggaattggcttattttgaaatAGGCTATAACCTATAAATCTATGCAGGTTTATACTTCATACGATGGTTTgtttccaattggcaatgagtctcaagatcgagccaatcttgaatgtgttAAAGAGACATGGAATTCCCTTAAATagaagatgggaaataacctagcatgtgtgaaaccaatgatatgaggtttccatgcaataagTTTTGCCAAGAACATTTATAAGAGTATAATCATGTTTAATTTTGCATTTGAcaatcattaagtataagtgataaaaagggtgaccaaaggcttgaaaaatagcctattaggaTCCACACGGGCCATGGGCATGTGGTagggccgtgtgacccctgcacctaaaattttaagtcagtgttgtacacgggcAGGCCATACAAGCGTGGGATCTGGCCTTGTGCTCCTAATCGTATGATAAGggtaaagtcagtgttgcacacaggctgagggcatgggcgtgtcctaagccacacaggcatgtgtgaccacacggccccacccacacgggcgtgtgacctttcaAAACAAGAGAAATTTTCTAACGTGCCCAAAGTTTAACGAATGTTCCTGATTTTGTCCTGAACTGTCCCTAGATATGTTTTAGGCCTTGAAGGCCTTTGTAAAGGACGAGATgtacatgtttgaaaagttttaaatattGGCCAAAATTCAATGACCTGATTTAGTATGTTTGTAAGTGTGAAACCCCGATAATGCCTCGAATCCTATCCCAGCGTCGGATACAGaagaggggtgttacatttagtggtatcagagctacggtttaattGGTTCTAGGACATTGTAGAGAGTATTGAGGATTGCTATACATGCTATTTTTcgagtattgatagtgtgacatctcctaactgtttaaattgttttgaatatagtaaatgtcttctaatcaagcacaagatgagtctgagagagccgagagccatgcttcaGCTTCTGTACAGCAAGCTGTATTTAGTAGTAGTAAAAGGCTTATGTTTGAAGGCCGGGAAGAGGCCCGAGCTGCTTTTTTTGacatgatgaacgaatggtttgaGGATTATTTAAGGAATCACCCCAACATGCTAAGATCTCCCCCGCCCCTTAACCAActtgatgaggatgtgccacaaggtatggcacaggaaagaattggtaaagcccctgtagataagcttaaAAAGTATGGGGTTGAGGAATTCAGAGTTAAAATTGAGGATAACACTAAAAGAgtagagttctggctcgagaatactacacaGGTGTTAGATGAATTGTCGTGCACATTCGAGGAGTGTTTAAAGTATGCCTTGTCCCTcctgaaggatactgcataccattggtggaagaccgtatcctcggtagtgccaaaggaaaatatcacttgggatttcttccaagcagagtttaggaagaaatacattagccaaaggcTTTTAGACTCAAAgcaaaaggagttcctggaacttaaGCAAAGGAATAAAACTGTAGCAGAATACAAAAGAGAGTTCGTAAGGCTAAGctagtacgcaactgaatgggtccaaactgagttagaaatgtgcaaacgcttcgaggaaggtttgaatgaggaaatcaagttgttgattaAGATCCTtgaaatacgggagtttgccgcattggctaatggggccaagaaggccgatgagcttaataatgaaagaaagcaagcaaagagagaggctcgagttgtgaTCAAGAGGTCCAGCGGTAAGACACTCTCgtttcccacaaagaaatcaaggagCCAACAAAAATGATCCAgttcatcggtaggatattcgggtagagtaAGAGGCTCTAAACAATGAAGTCAGAAGTCTTCCTCCCTAATGGTGATTAGTTTGGGGAGTGTAGAGGATTAAAAGCCGAAGTGtaagagttgcaacaaatttcacttcagagAGTGCCAAATGAAGAGTGGCACaagtttcagatgtggttctcttgaccactttctcagATACTGCCTAGAGCGAGTCGAAAAAGAAGTGGAAGTAACCCCAAAGTTGAGTGCTCCCATTTCATAaggtagacctctgagatacCCTGGGAGTACTAGTGGCAGTCAAGTTGCGACCAAAGACGCTGCAAAACCAGAGGTTCGAGCCTCGACAAGGACGTATGCAAtacgcgctcgagaggaagcctctgctcctgacaTCATcacaggtactttttctcttttcaatACATGTGTTATTGCCTTCATTGATCTGAGGTcgatgcattcatacatttgcatgagtttggtgtctagtatgaacatatcaATTGAGCCtatgaaatttattattaaagtgtcgaacccgcTAGGCAGgtcagtcctggttgataaagtctgtaagaattgtcctttgacgattcagggtcattattttctggctaacattatgttgttaccatttgatgaattcgatgtaatacttggtatggattggttagccctgcatgatgtaattgtaaattgtggtagtaagtatattaaattgaaatgcccggATAGTGAGATTCTATGAGTTGATTCGAGAGAATTGGGTTCACCGCCGGTTGTAATCACGacaatggttgctcagagatatatgagaaaagggtatgaagcctacctcgcatttgtattgaacactaaggaaacaaagTTGACGATTGAATctgtgccaatagtatgtgaataccCAGATGTATTCTAGGAagaattacccagattacctcttgaaagggagatagagtttagtattgaattggtgccaggaaCAGCTCCCATTTTTATTGCCCAGTACAGGATGGTGCCGACCaagctaaaagaattaaaaatacagttgcaagagctgacggataaaggttttgtaaggccatgtttttcaccttggggtgcccctgtATTATTtgaaaagaagaaagatggttcgatgaggctatgtatagattaccgccaattgaacaaggtaactatcaagaatacgtatcctttgccaaggattgatgatttgttcgaccagttaAGATGAGCCACCATGTTCTCTAAggtagacttgaggtctggctactaTTAGCTGCGAGTTGAAGAATCGAATGTACCTAAAATAACTTTCAAAACGAGGTACGGCATTATAAATTTCtcgtcatgccgtttgggttaacgaataCACCGGCtgtatttatggacctaatgaataggatctttcgggcatacttggataagtttgtcgttgtgttcattgacgacatcttgatttattccaaagatggGACAGAACATGTGAAGCACTTGAGAACTGTGCTGCAGACCTTGCGGGAAAAGCAATTgcatgctaaatttagcaagagtgaattttggctccaaaaagtcagatttttgggtcatattgtttcaaatgaaggcatctgagttgatccaagtaaaatttctaCTATCGTCGagtggaaaccacctaaaaatgtaaccaaggttagaagctttttgggtctagccggttactatcgaagatttgtgaaaggattctccatgatagcgactccgatgacgaggttgctatagaaagatgttaaatttgaatggacagaaaagtgtcagcaaagttttgggAAGTTAAAGACATTACAGACTGAAGCTCCTGTTCTAGTATTGCCTgagccgggaaaagaatttgtggtctacagtaATGCATCCTTGAACAggctgggttgtgtgcttatgtaGGATGGTAAGGTAATAGCCTACGCTTCCCGACAGTTGAAACCATATTAGAAAAACTAACCTACACACGACCTAGAGCTTGCTGccatcattttttttttgaaaatttggaggcattatttatatggtgagacttgccgcatattcatagaccacaagagtttgaagtatttgatgacttaaaatgaaataaatctgagacagcggagatggttagagttaatcaaagattatgatctgatcaacgactatcactcgggaaaggcgaatgtggtcgccgacgcgttgagtagaaaatccttgtttgcattaagggccatgaatgctcgtttggcattgcttaacgatggttcagtcttggcagAGCTAGAGACTAGGCtgacatttcttcaggaaatctataatgctcaaactaatgatgaAGACTTGCAAGCTAAAAGGACTCAATGTGAGTCaagtattgaatcagattttcggattggttctgatggatgtttaatgtttagagatagagtttgtgtacctaaagacaatgaacttatacagaaaattttgcaagaagcacataacaaccgtttatcaattcacccgggaagtaccaagatatacaacgatttgaaaaaaatgtactggtggaatgacatgaaaagagatatttctgaatttgtatcaaaatgcctagtatgtcagcaaatcaaagctgaacatcaagtaccttcaggtttgtttcagcctgtgatggtccctaaatggaagtgggacagagttactatggatttcgtgacaggattaccataactccaaaaaagaaagattccATATGGGTTGTAGTCGAAAAGTTgatgaagtcggctcattttattcctgtaagGAAAGAGTACGCTCTTGATAAGTTGGTCGACttatatatttttgagatcgtgagATTACATagggtaccactgtcgattatttcagccAGAGACCTGAGGTTCACTTcaagattctagaagaaattacaagaagccttgggtacgtaGTTGAGCTTTAGTATAACTTTTCACCGCAgattgatggtcagtctgagcgaatgATTTAGATCCttaaggatatgttgcgatgttgcatcctcaaaTTTCAGGGCAGCTAGGAAAAAtacttgccgttggtagaatttgcctataataatagttttcagtttatgaagccttatatggcaGGAAGTGCTGAACTCTATTGTACTAGAtagaactcaaggaaagtcagattcGTGGAGTTAATCTGATTAAGGAAACTgaggagaaagttaaagtgatacgagattgtttaaaagcagcatcagataggcaaaagtcgtatgctgacctgaaaagaaaggaaattgagttccaagttggagataaagtattcttgaaagtatctctatggaagaaagtgttgagatttggtcggaaaggcaagCTGAGTCTACGGTTTATCGTACCgtacgagatcaccgaaagagttggaccattagcctatcgtttggcattgccaccttaattggaaaagattcacaatgtgttccatgtatctatgttaaggtgaTATCGATcaaacccctctcatgtgatttcgtcggcagagattgaaattcgaccagaCATGACCTTtggagaggaaccggttaagattttggcctgTGAGATTAAACAGTTAAGGAATAAAGATATAGCTttggtaaaagttttatggcatcgacatggtgtagaaaaGTCTACATAggagccggaagaaaccatgagaagccaatttccgaacctgtttactggtaaggctttcgaggacaaaagtccctaaggggggagaaatataacatcccaaaatagggcctagtcggaatagtggtttcaggaccacaaattcaacatcaaatatttattttatgattattatgatgtTTAGtgtatgagaatatgcatgtgttaaaatttcatgaagaaattctttgagtacggtgtccaattgaaaattagggactaaattgaataaattgcaaaacttggattctagaagcaatttgtatgaaattgctttagattataaattagaaggtcttggagagaaatttacccagtttttaagtttttggacaaaaatgggcttgcatggatgaaattttgaagaaagggcttaagggcatttaggtcatttggcattttaatgaaataaaatgggaaaaatgaaccaaaaatcagccattttctccctTGTACCAGCCGAAACtttcaagctctccatagctagggttttcgagcttttcaagctcaatagtaagtgcttctaagccccgtttttaatgttctttgtatttttgaaatctcgatagcttactctctccatttctacccatatctcatgatagggttcatgtttaaaaatttacccatgcatgggttacttgtattttgatggtttatggaggaatatgaaagttggatgtgtgtttttttgcaaaatttgtaaaatgtgtggtagaaatgagaaaataatggaaattgtgggctaccataagagggaaaagtgtttagctaggcttgggtaaggtagaaattgcatgtgtttcattatacgagcctagggactaaattgtaaaaatgtgaaagtttaggggcaaaacggtcatttggatcgggggtggaatttagacttgaaaagcaTAACGTagagtgttaatgatttaattttgttgttacaGACCCCGAGGagcaaatttcggaggtcgatcaaagatacgaaaggtttcggaataaccgaagcACAACATCGAAATGAATATCAAGTAAGTtagaataacttaaagtaaactcctaacctgcctaattatatgatttgcaAATGAATGATGATTTCATTTATTAATGGCATAAAATCTTATGAAATGCATTCTTGATATTGATATGTTGAAAaattgtctcggttgaggttaaaaagggaattcgatggataaaccatgaatgacatgtgaattgagatcctgcatgtgttgcagtaaggatttaactcggacgggtaatccgttgatctcaattatgaaaaagaTCTAGCTCGGATGGGTGTTCCTTTAGATGATAGAGCCTCCCAAAAAAatatgtgcattatggatttagcccggacgagtaatctgattagggtctgaatttagcctggattggtaattcagatccgagctcaatagaggtgtttgtcgctataagggatttagcctggattggtaatctcgacatcacctcATGAAttcataaaatgggggatttagcctgggctggtaatcccaccgtaagatgtgaggttcacgggagtgcatacctGAAGTGATCATCCTTACAaattgacggttaatggatattccatcgagatttcctagaaactcaacgggattaacatgggatatatgtacaaaataagatgttgaatgatgagctcatctaaaatAAATTACATGGTGCCTTGTTATACGACTAACTCTTTGAATGactgtatgtgatagggaagccaTTTCATGCGtattgattttattacccaaTTTGGTTGTATGCTAACtacttggtaagtttaattttcgattattcgagcttactaagcatgtaaatgcttacccctctcttttccatacttttcagagctcaaggactcgtaaggattggaagacggtggGGAGAGCTagcacactatcaaatagaccagcttggtataaagacatttctaatttgttcaatggcatgtatagggcttttgagtattttgttatatgtgtcatttgattttccaaatgaaggcatgtaaagacgTACGTATCTTTTTGTATATGACCATAGGAATTGTCTTATTTTGAAATAGGCTATGACCTATAAATCTATGCAGGTTTATACTTCATACGATGGTTTgtttccaattggcaatgagtctcaagatcgagccaatcttgaatgtgttAAAGAGACATGGAATTCCCTTAAATAGAAGATGGGAAATAACTTAGCAtgtgtgaaaccaatgatatgaggtttccatgcaataagttttgccaagaacatttataagagtataatcatgttttactttgcaTTTGACAATCATTAAGTATAATTGATaaaaagggtgaccaaaggcttggaaaatagactattagggtccacacgggccactcccatgggtgtgtggtagggccatgtgacccctgcacctaaaattttaagtcagtgttgtacataggcaggccacacgggcgtgtgatctggccgtgtgcTCCTAATCGTATGATAAGggtaaagtcagtgttgcacacgggttgagggcatgggtgtgtcccaagccatacgggcgtgtgtgaccacacggatCCACCCATACAGACGTGTGACCTTTCAAAATAAGAGAAATTTTCTAACGTGCCCAAAGTTTAACGAATGTTCCCGATTTTGTCCCAAACTACCCCtaggtatgttttaggcctcgaaggcctgtgtAAGGGACGAGATGTAcatgttttaaaagttttaaatattGGGCAAAATTCAGTGACCTGATTTTGTATGTTTGTAAGTGTGAAACCccagtaacgcctcgaaccctatcccggcatcggatacgggtgaggggtgttacgcCTAATGTATCCCTCAAACGAAACATGTTGCCTTCATATGCCCTAGGTTTCTACAATACCCACATAAACTCTGTTTCAGAATTGAAGATAGAATCAGTTCCAATGTTATGTAAGTACacagatgtgtttctagaagagttaccAAGGTTACCGCcgattagagaggttgagtttgctattgaattaatgTCGGGAACATATCTGATATCAATTGTTCCATATAGAATGACACTTACAGAATTG encodes:
- the LOC108470639 gene encoding mitochondrial outer membrane protein porin of 36 kDa, with translation MGKGPGLYSDIGKKSRDLLYKDYQADHKFTVTTYTSNGVAITSTGIKKGELLLADVSTELKNNNITTNVKVDTKSNLFATVTVDEPAPGLKTIFSFIVPDQRSGKVELQYQHEYAGISTSIGLNANPLVNFSGVVGNNCVSVGTDLSFDTASGNFTKLNAGLNFTHSDLIASLTLNDKGDTLNASYYHIVSPLTNTAVGAELTHSFSSNENTLTIGTQHALDPLTTVRTRLNNYGRASALIQHEWRPKSLFTISGEVDTRAIEKSAKVGLALALKP